CCAACCGCCTGAAAAAGCCTCTTAAGCGCATAGGCGAACGCGGCAGCGGTCAATGGGAAGAGATTTCCTGGGACCAGGCTTTTGACGAGATCGCAGAGAAGCTCGCCGATCTGCGCGACAAATACGGTGCTGAAACCCTGGCCTTCACGGAGGGCACGGCCCGTACCTGGAGCTGGCTACACTACAAGTTCACCAACCTGTTTGGCACCCCCAACACGGGAGGCAACGGCACCATCTGCTACAGCTCCGACATGTGGCTCGAGCCTTGCACCTACGGCGGCTTCTGCTCCGACAAGGCGGACTGGGTCAATGCCGACGTCGTAGTCATGTGGGGTCGCAACACCATCGCCTCAGAGCCTCTGCTGTGGGGACTGGGTGCAGAAGAACCGCGAGAAAAACGGCGCCAAGATTCTGTGCATCGACCCGCGCTTCAGCGAGGTGGCACAGCAAGCCGACCTGTTCCTGCAGCTGCGCCCCGGCACCGACGCCGCGCTGGCGCTTGGCATGATCAACGTCATCATCGAGGAAGACCTCTACGATCACGAATTTGTTGACGAATGGTGCATCGGCTTCGAGGAGCTCAAGGAGCGCGCCGCCGAATATCCCGTCGACAAAGTTGCCAAAATCACCTGGGTCCCCGAAGAGAAGATCCGCGCGGCGGCACGCATGTACGCAACCGCTGAATCGGCATCCATGCCCTGGGGCCAGAAGGGCGGAGATGCCTCCGGCATCAACGCTTCCTCCACCATCCAGGCCAAGGCCATCCTACGCGCCATTACTGGCAACCTGGACAAGAAGGGCGGAGACCAACTTGCTCCTCCGTCTCGCTTCCCACCGGCGTTCTTCGAGCACTACGCCTTGCCCCAGGAGCAGCGCGACAAGATGGTCGGAAACGACGTCTTCCCCGGCCTGACCTTCAAGGGCTGGGACATCATCTCCCAAGCCTACCCATCGTTCTATCCCTACTCCAACGCGCCGCTGATGTTCCGCCAGATGATTTCGGGCGACCCGTATCCCATCAAGGCGCTCATCGTTCAGGCAGACAACCCCGTCGTGGCGTTCTCCAACACCAAGCTGGTAGTCGAGGCGCTCAAGAACCTCGATCTGCTCGTGGTCCACGACTACTTCATGACCCCGACCGCCGCACTTGCGGATTACGCGCTGCCTGCGGCCACCTGGCTTGAGAGACCCGATAACTGCTATGCCGTCATGAACCATCGTCCCATGTACTTTGGCGCACAGGCCCGCGTCATCGACCGTTTCGAAGGCGGAGCTGACGTTGACTTCCGTGACGACTACGAATTCTGGTACGGCCTGGCAATTCGTCTCGGCCAAGAAGACAAGTGGTGGGGTCCCAAGACGGAGGACATGCTTGACTTCCAGCTCGCGCCCATGGGCATGACGTTTTGAGCAGTTCTACAACGACGTGAAGTACATGGCCGGCAAGAAGAAGTACCTCAAGTACAAGGAGCCTGGCTACAAGTTCCTCACTCCCTCCGGCAAGGTCGAGCTCAAGTCTTCGGTTATCGAAAAACTCGCAGAAGAGACGGGGCGCCCCTTCGACCCGTTGCCTCACTTCGAGTACCCCGGCCTGAGCAACGAAAAGCATCCCGAATGGGGCGATGAATACCCGCTCATCGCCATCACCGGCGCTCGCTTCATGCCGTTCTATCATTCCGAGCACAGGCAGCCCGGCCCCTATCGTGATTTGCATCCGGAGCCGATCTTCGATATCCACCCGGACACCGCAATCGACCTTGATATCGCAGATGGTGACTGGTGTTGGATCGAAACCCACATGGGCCGCATCAAGCAGCGTGCCCGAAAGACCTCGATTGTCGACCCGAGGGTCATCAGCGTCCAGCACGACTGGTGGTTCCCCGAGCAGGACATGGCCCTGCCAAACCTCGGCGGCGTGTTCAAGTCCAGCGCCAATGTCATCCTCGATGATGATCCGGAAAGCCTGGACCAGCTCATGGGCTCTTGGCAGCAAACCGGCGTTGCCGTAAAGGTATACAAATGTGCCCCCGAGGAATGCGGTATCGACTAGCGTCAAGACGCTAGCAACAAGCGCGCCGTCTCTCGCATGGGACGGCGCGCGTTTGAGCCTCGAGCGCGAGAGGAGAACAAGATGGCTGATGTGTCAAAGCTCTTTGGAATCACCGACCAGGAAATCGAAGCCGTAAAGGGCGAGGGAATCGAAACCGTGGAGGCCTTCTATGAGGTGGCCAAGCACCCTGATAGCCGCACCGAACTAGCAGGCAAGACGGGTATCGAAAGTTTCCGCCTAGAGGAGCTCTCTTCCATCGCGGGAAACTTCATTCTCATGATGGACTGCTCCTGGGATGATGATGACGAGTAGCTTCTGCTCAGATAGGAGGAAAGAGAAACATGTGTTTCAGACCACCTGAAGTGGATGCAGGAGAAGTCGTATGCCGGAGCTGCTATATGGTCGTCGAGCCTAATCCGGACGGCACCTGCCCCGAATGTGGTGCACAAATGGGAGATCCCGCTCCGGCCGCTGCGACACCGGCGCCTGCTCCCAACCCCACAGCGCCAAAGGCACCGGGAGCACCAG
This window of the Coriobacteriaceae bacterium genome carries:
- a CDS encoding molybdopterin-dependent oxidoreductase; translated protein: MAEDKVEVLRAGCFFCHVRCGVLVTKVNGRITDIKGDPDCPHNHGFTCSRLDKQRYLEGFVYNPNRLKKPLKRIGERGSGQWEEISWDQAFDEIAEKLADLRDKYGAETLAFTEGTARTWSWLHYKFTNLFGTPNTGGNGTICYSSDMWLEPCTYGGFCSDKADWVNADVVVMWGRNTIASEPLLWGLGAEEPREKRRQDSVHRPALQRGGTASRPVPAAAPRHRRRAGAWHDQRHHRGRPLRSRIC
- a CDS encoding molybdopterin-dependent oxidoreductase, with translation MAQQADLFLQLRPGTDAALALGMINVIIEEDLYDHEFVDEWCIGFEELKERAAEYPVDKVAKITWVPEEKIRAAARMYATAESASMPWGQKGGDASGINASSTIQAKAILRAITGNLDKKGGDQLAPPSRFPPAFFEHYALPQEQRDKMVGNDVFPGLTFKGWDIISQAYPSFYPYSNAPLMFRQMISGDPYPIKALIVQADNPVVAFSNTKLVVEALKNLDLLVVHDYFMTPTAALADYALPAATWLERPDNCYAVMNHRPMYFGAQARVIDRFEGGADVDFRDDYEFWYGLAIRLGQEDKWWGPKTEDMLDFQLAPMGMTF
- a CDS encoding DUF4332 domain-containing protein — encoded protein: MADVSKLFGITDQEIEAVKGEGIETVEAFYEVAKHPDSRTELAGKTGIESFRLEELSSIAGNFILMMDCSWDDDDE